ttcaaCAGATAAATCCAGCATAAGTTGAGgacttaaaatatgaaaaatggtgCAGagtaagaatagtaccacttaaaCTTTTTACAGCTTAGTTCTTCTAGAAATGGGAcgctttcttttgctgatagctcatttactagtaatcggacattcaatattttgatagcattttgctacctgtgaaaagtactatccaacctattttttttttcaatatttaaaatttacgcattTTTCGATATATTAACGACGAaagagaaaaagttaaaaataattttgaacagtttctttcaaaatccaACATtctcaaattgatagctgacaaaaccgttgattactCTAAGAATttctgtgtgtgagtggtggaaaagtatgcaaacactctCAAattgtccacaaagttcaaatcaattttttctccgataagttGAAAGTTTGAGACAtccgccccccccccctcccaataatttttattcctaaaaatatgaattttactgtttttaaaagcctaaaaacaGTATCTTAATATGTATACTTCGCAACCTGCGTCCTAACTTACCGATTATACATAGttcaagttcaatctcatgatggttgtgcttcgtttttgtcagatttggccagcagacattccagtaaaaaactttttggtggcacaaaaataatcatgttttgtaaattttgcaacaGCTGAATTCACCatattgccctcagtttctttcaaaagagaagtgttggaccaaaaagtagcagaaattgaagaaggaggatgCAGTCAcataaaatacagattagacgaattataagttggaaaaactgatcaatcaatttcaatttcagtcatgatgaaaaaagattgtGCTGGCCGAtcggagataccaagaataaagttaaaaaaatcttataaaaaaaagataatttttttttctatttttttgccCTGAATCATCATAAGATTAATTTCCTTAATTTTCCTTTCCTCAATTTCCTTCAttgaaagtatttcgatcaaacgaatagtttttgagctacacgcattcgtaactgtcccatttctaaatgaactgaGTTTTACTGCAAAAATGAGATTATTTCGTGAAATTTACTGTTTAGATGTGAATTATAATGCTTTACAAACTATTTGAATAGATCACCGAATTTTAAGGCGTTTTCTagggtttcaaaaatttcaaaggggGTTCGGGAAATATTtctctagaactaaggaattttctgtttgagctataatacttagTTTTACATAGATACATAAATTCTAGGCCgaatttaaatccaaaaacaGTCTTCtcagtcaaaattttttaatcaggCACACACTACTttttcagtttcaagtcgtagttggcagcactatcttgccgttaAATGGAATTGAGACCATTTTCGACTATTTGGGATTAATAAAGGTGAGATGGATgatttggtcaagaaataagtaggggagagtggggtatcgtgggccatggggaatcgtgggccacttttaatatctcagatgtgtgttgagataaaaatctcaaaccaactgtcatcgacgtcgctttgcgtgagcatgtattcctatatgttgttgactgaaatacgcatcatatgcttcttttatttatcaagctaaaaaaaggtagaaaaatttacttacataattaaaaaaacattcgcTAATTTTATCGATGaagaacctaaagtgcataacaaaaatatgctcatacacttatgatcttagttttgtcatgatctttcacgtggaaaaggaatttttgatgaaacatcaataaccGATCTGGCGTGCCCCAAGGGAGCAATTTGGGACCTTTActgtttgttctgtttttcaacGACTTGATCCTAGGCTTGGAAATTGGAACCAAAATaggatatgctgatgatctgaaacTATTCGTTCCAGTTGAATCCACTGTCGATTGTGCACACCTTCAATCTTTACTAGATCACtttggtgaatggtgtagaCTTAATAAGCTATCAGTCAGCGTCTCCAAGTGCTCCGTTATAACATTCCATAGAAAGAAAACCCCAATTTTATATGATTATAACATCGATAACCAGCGCCTTGACAGGGTATTTGAAGTTGACGACCTTGGAGTTATCCTCGATGCTCAGCTTACGTTCGATAGTCAACGAACTTCAGTTATAAGAAAGGCGAATCGTCAGCTTGGCTTCATCTCCAAAGTAGCACGAGAGTTCAGAGACCCATTGTGCTTGACGTCACTCTACTGCGCACTTGTCCGGTCAGTTACAGAACATGCTGCAATTGTTTGGGCTCCCTATCAGTTATGTTGGATTTTGCGAATCGAGCGTGTACAAAAGCGTTTTGTTAGATTCGCTCTACGACATCTACCCTGGCGTAATCCTGAAAACCTTCCCGCATATTCCGACCGGTGCCAGCTTCTGGGATTAGAAACATTGGAACGCCGCCGAAAAACTCAACAGGCATCATTCATCGCAAAAATACTGAATGGAGAAATTCAGTCGCCAAACCTGCTAGGAATGATCAACTTTAATGCTCCTTCGAGGACTTTACGTCATCACTCTTTGCTATCGAATCGAACCCACCGAACATCTTATGGACACAATGAACCAGTGAGTGCAATGATGCGTACGTTCCAGATTGCTGAGCATCTACATCAATTGGGGGAGCCATCTAGCCGATTCATCAACCGAGTACGCCAgtcttcattgtttcgtgttatctaattgttttgtatagatcctTAGTATAgataattcattaaaacaacatgttcgatgaataaaacttaataataataataataaagtcacacaaacgcaaccaatttgcaaatcatagcttgtggggaatcgtgggccacacatcttgaatcacctatatttttatgttttcttacacattcagaactcaaaatacgttttacctatctgtaaagttttcgtatgccaaatgaagagttatgaaaaatattttgtccatcctatataagaaattttgtcaaaacgttcgcgagccaggtttcggAATCTATGCGATAATatacagctctctttttttatttcatcatctgaaattgcttttaaataacaaaatgaattaggaaatcacagttttgggttaaTTCATAAACtgtgcatgttatttggtcaatttggatttggtggcccacgattccccatcatttttcaaaatccaaaaaatattgctttttttcaaacagtcagaatttggaaaaaataacttatgaaaaaaattacaaaaataccttatgataccttgaaaatgtagaaaaccataccattttttattttcattttatcttttataataaagaagttatggaacaacgaaaaaaagtggcccatgattccccactctcccttgGTGTAGCGTGATCAAGATAActaaaaagtgaatttcttggaatAATGTTGAACTttcaaatgaaacttgatgaacCAGATGGCTTGCAGTAAAATTGATATGATTtccaattgaatcggaagttggcGGTGGTATATTCTCTCGCTggtgaatttattgaaaatcacgaaaaacttTCTTCAGCGTGAACTTCAACAAAACTTCGAAGGAAAACTTCCTGGAAATGATGAATATCGGCCTTataaaacccggaaaatcaatattgagacttaatttggatTTCACTGCAAGAGAGTGCTGTTATCTATGACTTTCAACTGTacaaagtgtggtttactgacaaaaaaaaatcaaagtttttgaattccaacctgttttttttcgattcaaaactAACCCATAACGtttatttcatcatttcacgtcatgattttgaagaaattaagcaGTTTAATATAGTATAGCTCAAATGTCAATTTTCTTAGTGGTAGACGAAAATCTGTTAAAAGCCCTTTTTAAATTTCCGGATTATtagaaataaccaaaaaaatgcAGTGATCTATTCAAATAGTTCTAATATAATTTGTTACAGGAAACAGATAAAAGATGATTACTTATCTTAATAAAAGTAATGTTGGTGTGTCAACTTTCAAAATCGAGCATTATTGgtgatttttattgtttggaCTGACTTGTTTGATTGAGTAATATTCGATGCATCAAAATGGGACTATCAGAGATGTATCTTTTGTCATCAAATGGTATAAGTATAACTGACTGTTTtagtatgaaaaatttattacacttaCAACTCTAATACACTAGCTTGGCAGGTCGAGAAAGCTTTGAATAAATATCTTAACAGATACAGAGGAGCAATTTCGggagatacaaaaaaaaattttctctagacttaaaattttcacacgAATGTTATTTTTCCAGTGCTTCCCACTGGTAAGTCTATCGAtacagaaataaacaaaaaataaacacagaacagccttcattgaATGAATGGAACATTGTTTACCCAAGTTCCAACTTCATTAGTATCCGTAATATCCATTGCCGAGTCCTCCGAAGTATCCACCCTGACCGAAATATCCACCAGGATATCCACCGTAGCCGAGAGCTCCCTTGGAACCGTATCCTCGGATGCCGCTGTAGTAAGCGCTAGATCCCAAACCGCCATATCCTAGTCCTCCGTATCCTCCGCCGAGTCCACCATAGCCAAGACCTCCGTAGCCAAGTCCTCCGTATCCGAGACCACCATAGCCAGCTCCGGCATATCCGAGTCCTCCGTAACCGAGGCCACCGTAGCCCACTCCACTGTAGATTCCTCGCTTCTCGGTCGTCTTGACATCATCAGCCCCGTTGACGGCGGCGGCGACGACGAGCAGAGTACATAGGGCAATCTAgaaaattgaaacgaaaaaagCAAATTAATAGCAATGAGTTTTGGGCTCGTCAGACGtaagctcgaaaaaaaatctccaaaaccgtgtaaattttcaaatgcttcCACTGAAAAAGCtgttaaaaatcaacatcaaacagtgccatctcTGGCACTGTGCAACAGATACAAATCACACTTTAAGTATATGAACTCAAAAATCAGTATGCATATCCCTTAGTAGAATCAACGGCTTCAATTTGTCgataaatgtaataaaaattacTGTTGAACGGTAAAATTTCAGCCATATGTTTTCTCCACTGCTGGGAGAAAGGCGAAATAACTAACAGTTtgagataagtttttaaattcatgaaTGGCTTCAGAGGAACCAACCAGCTATTTACAgtcgaataaaaatatttctgacgAATAGTCTCACGCAGCGATGCAGATTGTAGGCATCTCTAAGCAGACACTTCCGAGAATTACTGTCTCAAATATTGTACTTTGAtcaagtttaaagaaaaaaaacgaataagttatttaatttatcggcttaATCGGTGAAaattgatgtcctttttagtagattatgaaattttatagatggatagaaagttagaagaaatgaaagatggtaaaaatgatcgggtagaatttatttagaagcattatcatcacacatcttcgccgataaagccgataaaataaataacaaacataCATTACGGTGATTAATACCTTCATAAAATAGGGAATAAGTTCcaagatacttttttttatttttaaatgacgaATGTGTTATGAAACTTCATCAGcgcttttcttgaaaattttcacgtaGCTCGTACGAATTTTTAAAAGCTGATtctatttcagttgttttttaCTGTTTTCATTGCAATTTGATTGTGATTGTGACAGTTGTATTTGGTATCTTTAGAGGCATCTGGTGGGTTagcctaaaattaaaaattgcttcaaaaaggtcgttgggatttttacaaatgtttCATGTGTTAGTTTGTACTTctggtgtatttttttctattgcgCCGACCGTGGCCCGGCGGATAGCGTTTAAGACTTCTAAGCCTGAGGTCAtaagatcgagtctcggtcacggcatacatagtactctttctgtgggcagatggtttagcatttgtgagatgcacGCCACCTgttccttgaaagatgtacgcgtAGTGTTAAGTAGCATTaaaatctcttcaaagaaacatgaaatttcactGAGATCTTATTTGTGTGTGCTCgttattttgtttcgattaatgaataatttttggccTGAAATCAATTCGATATTGGATGCACTCTAGCACATAAATACTTGTCTGTTGGaaggtttcaaatttcaaaagttttaagttaaattaaTTGTTGCAGCAATTTATTACTTTCCATATTCAGAGTTTGTTTAGCAGTTATTCTACGCTGTCTGAAGATGTAACAATttaaaggaataatattttatctGTTTTAGCAAATTCTGCTTTTTAACTCGGAAAAATTTAAggtaaagaaattgaaaattttacttgactCAAAGAGCTATCGACTTGACATCAGGCTTAGATTgttcttattgaaaaaaggaatctctcaggaaagaaaaaaaatatcagaaaaattattcaaaagtaaCGAACTACACTAAACAGGATTTGAATCCACAATTTCTGCCTTTTCATCTTACGAATTTCACTAATCCGTACTTGAACTATCGAAATTCGATCATTGGTATGTCAAAAATCTTCATACTAGTTACTACTTTACAGTATTCGGTTATTTTTCACCCAGGACTACTGTAGTCTTCGGTGAAAAATAACCGAATACTGTAAAGTGAGATGATCAGCTGTCCGTACAAACGTCAAATTTTTGTCTGTCATTTTTGACTACAAAGACAATGCGAAACCAGGATAGCTAGATTTCTTAGCCTACACTGTTCCATTGCAtgcatatgtattagtaggACAATCGAAATATTGTTATAGAAATTTCAcagaaatgtatggaaaattaacaaaaatatttttagttctGTAGTAAAActactaaggagtgtattcgaaaaaaaatgcaacacttggatttatgaataacttttgaacgcatggatgtaaattgatgaaattttgagcgaagttacctggtaatgtaatgttCACTTGTGCAAATGTCTTCGATATTCTGGcaaatggtttttgaaatagcgtccaatgaagaaatttttcgactttaatttttgggcaacacgccatctataatgcatacatTGAACCACCTTTGTTCAAATCAAGGATATTTTCGATTACGTTTTCGGTTTTCTGAAGCTTAAACCTTCAGAAAAactcaatattttgaatttggtcgaaattataacaaatttagccgattgtcctccttcggcacaaaaacaacatatttgacttctaaccactccaccaccgtttttgcataatggcacgattccagattcaACTTAAACGCCGTATTTATGTTGTGAGAgctattgaagtgctttgcagagaaaacggtcgcatttggaggcagtctacttcgtatttttagccattcatcgtgtcaatcgttatgatgAAAGAAtgagtaattttaattttccacagatcgttagcctctTCAAGTACAAGacgttaaatttttcatttttttctcaaagtttatCCCCGAGAAATACAGgcaagacttgtcaacgaaaaaatTCTAGTTGGAAACCTGCCAAGTGACCGCTTAAGAATTCGTTTTGCATCACGAAATTATTGAGAATATTTtcccacaagcagtccaaatatttgcgcacgatttgaccaccgtattttgtttattttaccgatgGGCAGCTTTGCTACCTTGTAGGAATGAAGTCATGCCTATTTATAaatcagctagacgaaccaatcagaaaaaaatgactttttcataacttcctctattcatattttcggtttgagcttgaaaaaacctttcacattcctctcacttcatggaatcaatcatcttcaattttattcatattttagcTCGCTATTGGATCGTTTAGAATTTCTTTAACGATTCACCATgtaaactttggtcgaatagttgatttctagttgtttttgggtctcctactggtacttttttggattttcctcgagcctgtaaaaaaaaaattgtcaattaactttagtattggacgctatctcaaaaaccacttgacagattgtcaccaaattttgtgcaCGTGCACACTATATTACTAGGTACcgtcactgaaaatttcatcaattcacATCCATGCG
This sequence is a window from Uranotaenia lowii strain MFRU-FL chromosome 3, ASM2978415v1, whole genome shotgun sequence. Protein-coding genes within it:
- the LOC129758045 gene encoding acanthoscurrin-1-like gives rise to the protein MKFLIALCTLLVVAAAVNGADDVKTTEKRGIYSGVGYGGLGYGGLGYAGAGYGGLGYGGLGYGGLGYGGLGGGYGGLGYGGLGSSAYYSGIRGYGSKGALGYGGYPGGYFGQGGYFGGLGNGYYGY